In one window of Methanolobus mangrovi DNA:
- the rplX gene encoding 50S ribosomal protein L24, whose amino-acid sequence MVSNQPRKQRKARYNAPLHIRQKYMGALLSKDLREKYGRRTANVIVGDTVKVMRGDHAGTSGIVEAISLKHGTIVVEGVTVSKADGTEVARPVYPSNVMITTLEMKDKHRAEIINNR is encoded by the coding sequence ATGGTATCAAATCAACCAAGGAAACAGAGGAAAGCAAGATACAATGCTCCTCTGCACATCAGGCAGAAATATATGGGTGCTCTTCTTTCAAAGGATCTTCGTGAGAAGTACGGTCGTCGCACAGCTAATGTAATTGTTGGTGACACTGTAAAGGTAATGCGTGGGGACCATGCAGGTACCTCTGGAATTGTGGAAGCAATTTCCCTGAAGCACGGAACGATTGTTGTAGAAGGCGTAACAGTTTCAAAAGCAGACGGAACTGAGGTTGCAAGACCTGTTTACCCTTCAAATGTAATGATCACAACCCTTGAAATGAAGGACAAACACAGAGCAGAAATTATTAATAACAGGTGA
- a CDS encoding uL15m family ribosomal protein, with amino-acid sequence MTSKKTNTKKFRGSRTCGGGTTKNRRGAGNRGGRGRCGENAHHATRALKLGYFRGHQRGFTRPLKVINDVSIVNVGELDELADQLVEDGFAELQDGAYVIDLAVLDIDKVLGAGKVSKKFSVTAAGFSASAKEKIESAGGSCTEIDE; translated from the coding sequence ATGACATCTAAGAAAACCAACACAAAGAAGTTCAGAGGATCACGCACCTGTGGTGGCGGTACTACTAAGAACAGACGTGGTGCCGGTAACCGTGGTGGACGAGGCAGATGTGGTGAGAATGCTCATCATGCTACCCGTGCGCTAAAGCTCGGATACTTCCGTGGTCACCAGAGAGGATTTACACGTCCATTGAAGGTCATAAACGATGTTTCAATCGTAAACGTCGGAGAACTCGATGAACTTGCAGATCAGCTTGTTGAAGATGGCTTTGCAGAACTTCAGGATGGCGCATATGTCATCGATCTTGCTGTTCTTGATATAGACAAGGTACTTGGTGCCGGTAAGGTCTCAAAGAAGTTTTCCGTAACAGCGGCTGGATTCTCAGCCAGTGCAAAGGAAAAGATCGAAAGTGCAGGTGGATCTTGCACTGAGATAGACGAGTAA
- a CDS encoding 50S ribosomal protein L18, which yields MATGPRYKVAFRRRREGRTDYHQRLRLLLSKEDRVVVRKSSRHMQIQLVAPKPEGDVTLSSAISTELKKYGYEASTGNTTAAYLTGLLFGYRALSKGLDYGVLDIGLQASSSGSRVYATLKGIVDSGFEIPHDSSVLPSDERVRGEHVAEYMEGSNLPELFDTVKAKISAEFN from the coding sequence ATGGCAACAGGACCCAGATATAAAGTCGCTTTCAGGCGACGAAGAGAAGGGCGTACTGATTACCACCAGAGACTCAGGTTACTCCTTTCAAAGGAAGACCGTGTGGTAGTACGCAAGAGTTCAAGGCACATGCAGATTCAGCTTGTAGCTCCAAAACCAGAAGGGGATGTAACCCTTTCATCTGCAATTTCAACAGAACTTAAAAAGTATGGATACGAGGCATCTACTGGTAACACAACAGCTGCGTACCTCACCGGTCTGTTGTTCGGTTACAGGGCACTAAGCAAAGGACTTGATTACGGCGTTCTTGATATAGGACTCCAGGCATCATCATCCGGATCACGTGTGTATGCAACCTTGAAAGGCATCGTAGATTCAGGATTTGAGATTCCTCATGACTCATCTGTTCTTCCTTCAGATGAGAGAGTAAGAGGAGAACACGTAGCAGAGTACATGGAAGGCTCAAATCTGCCTGAACTGTTCGATACAGTTAAGGCAAAGATCTCTGCTGAGTTCAACTAG
- the rnp1 gene encoding ribonuclease P protein component 1, with protein sequence MEITPSKLVFHELVGLHVTVVEATNPTLKDISGKMVDETKNMIIIQTNEGIEKMIQKNGTSFVFQIPAHLSGKHAERYVKVNGNLLLSQPENRTKNIRKIHMR encoded by the coding sequence TTGGAGATCACTCCTTCTAAACTGGTATTCCATGAACTGGTCGGATTGCACGTAACAGTAGTAGAAGCTACTAATCCGACCTTGAAAGATATAAGCGGCAAAATGGTTGACGAAACGAAGAACATGATAATCATTCAAACAAATGAAGGGATTGAAAAGATGATTCAGAAAAACGGTACGTCCTTCGTGTTTCAGATACCTGCCCATTTATCCGGTAAGCATGCTGAGAGGTATGTTAAAGTGAATGGAAACCTTCTGCTCTCACAACCTGAGAACAGAACAAAGAATATAAGAAAAATACACATGAGGTAA
- a CDS encoding adenylate kinase, whose amino-acid sequence MNIALFGPPGAGKGTQAKELSKHYSIPHISTGDILRANVRDGTELGVKAKEYMDKGELVPDEVLIGLIRNRLTEPDCKTGYLLDGYPRTIPQADALNEILDEISKPLDSVINIEVTDEELVKRLSGRRSCACGESYHLMFNPPKQEGLCNACGSELYQRDDDKEEVIRQRLSVYNDKTKPLIDYYDNAGLLVNVNGAGSVDSVLADISRIMDQYK is encoded by the coding sequence ATGAATATTGCATTATTTGGCCCACCGGGTGCTGGCAAAGGCACCCAGGCAAAGGAATTATCAAAGCATTATAGTATTCCCCACATATCCACAGGGGATATCCTCAGAGCAAATGTCCGTGATGGGACTGAGCTTGGGGTAAAAGCAAAAGAATACATGGATAAGGGTGAACTTGTCCCTGATGAGGTCCTCATAGGACTCATCAGAAACAGATTAACAGAACCTGACTGCAAGACTGGTTACCTTCTTGACGGTTATCCACGAACTATTCCTCAGGCAGATGCACTTAACGAAATCCTTGACGAAATAAGCAAGCCTCTTGATTCTGTCATTAATATTGAAGTGACAGATGAGGAGCTTGTTAAAAGGCTCAGTGGACGTCGTAGTTGTGCCTGTGGTGAAAGTTATCATCTGATGTTCAATCCTCCTAAACAGGAAGGACTTTGTAATGCATGTGGTAGTGAACTTTACCAGAGGGATGACGATAAGGAAGAGGTCATACGCCAGAGGCTTTCTGTCTATAATGATAAGACAAAACCATTGATCGATTATTATGACAATGCCGGACTTCTTGTAAATGTGAATGGCGCAGGATCTGTAGATTCTGTCCTTGCTGACATTTCCAGGATAATGGATCAATATAAATAA
- the secY gene encoding preprotein translocase subunit SecY, which produces MSLKDSLEPIFNKLPAVASPEGHVHFKNKLMWTLGILVLYFALANVPLFGLSADSIDLFESYRAFFAGASGSLMLLGIGPIVTASIVLQLLVGADVIKLDMSNPSDQAFFQGAQKFMVFVMIVLEALPQIAGGYIQPDQALAATLGVGTGVITFIIFIQICIGGTLVLFMDEVVSKWGIGSGVGLFIVAGVSQQIVTGLFNWTSDSSGLPTGFFPKWLYIVQNVEADFLFSGDGIMFMLVSGGILALVSTIVIFLLVVYVESTRIEIPLAHSAVRGARGKFPVKLIYASVLPMILVRALQANIQMVGLLLSGKGITFLGEFSGSKPINGLMYYLAPIHSPYDWIPSLVRETFTSYGAPVPAMWQIGLHVLVDAFFLIVGGIVFALFWIETTGMGAKPTAKKIFNSGMQIPGFRRNVGSIEKVMLRYIPKVTVIGGAFIGVLTLVASLLGTLGGAGGTGLLLTVSIVYRLYEDIASEQMMEMHPMVRSFFGQE; this is translated from the coding sequence ATGAGTCTTAAGGATAGTTTGGAACCAATTTTCAATAAATTGCCTGCGGTTGCAAGTCCGGAGGGGCATGTTCACTTTAAAAATAAACTGATGTGGACACTTGGAATTCTTGTGCTCTATTTCGCACTTGCTAATGTACCGCTATTTGGATTGTCAGCGGATTCGATAGATCTTTTCGAGTCCTATAGAGCATTTTTTGCCGGAGCTTCGGGTTCTTTGATGCTGCTTGGTATAGGTCCTATTGTTACCGCATCCATTGTCCTTCAGCTATTGGTTGGTGCTGATGTCATTAAGCTCGACATGTCCAATCCATCGGATCAGGCGTTCTTCCAGGGCGCACAGAAGTTCATGGTTTTTGTAATGATCGTACTTGAGGCTCTGCCACAGATCGCTGGCGGCTACATTCAGCCGGACCAGGCGCTTGCAGCTACTTTAGGAGTAGGTACGGGAGTAATTACATTTATCATCTTTATACAGATATGCATAGGCGGTACACTGGTACTCTTTATGGATGAGGTAGTTTCCAAATGGGGTATTGGTTCAGGTGTCGGTCTTTTCATCGTGGCTGGAGTTTCCCAGCAGATTGTGACCGGTTTGTTCAACTGGACATCAGATTCAAGTGGTCTACCAACGGGTTTCTTCCCCAAGTGGTTATACATCGTGCAAAATGTGGAAGCAGATTTCCTCTTTTCCGGCGATGGTATAATGTTCATGCTGGTAAGTGGTGGAATACTTGCACTTGTAAGTACAATTGTTATCTTCCTGCTTGTCGTCTATGTAGAAAGTACGCGTATCGAGATTCCTCTGGCACACAGTGCAGTAAGGGGTGCAAGGGGCAAATTCCCTGTCAAACTCATATACGCATCAGTCCTGCCAATGATTCTTGTAAGGGCATTGCAGGCTAATATCCAGATGGTAGGTCTTTTGTTGAGCGGCAAGGGAATAACTTTCCTTGGTGAATTCAGTGGTTCAAAACCTATCAATGGTCTGATGTATTATCTGGCTCCCATCCACAGTCCATATGACTGGATACCTTCACTGGTAAGAGAAACATTTACAAGTTATGGTGCTCCTGTGCCCGCTATGTGGCAAATAGGATTGCATGTGCTTGTCGATGCCTTCTTCCTGATAGTAGGAGGTATAGTCTTTGCTCTGTTCTGGATAGAGACTACTGGAATGGGTGCAAAACCCACAGCTAAGAAGATCTTTAATTCAGGTATGCAAATTCCGGGTTTCAGAAGGAATGTGGGAAGTATTGAAAAAGTGATGTTAAGGTACATCCCAAAAGTAACTGTCATTGGTGGTGCTTTCATAGGTGTTCTGACACTTGTTGCAAGTCTGCTTGGTACCCTTGGAGGTGCAGGTGGTACTGGTCTTCTGCTTACGGTAAGTATTGTATACCGTCTGTATGAGGATATAGCATCTGAGCAGATGATGGAGATGCATCCGATGGTAAGATCCTTCTTCGGACAGGAATAA
- a CDS encoding 30S ribosomal protein S5 encodes MAYQYEEEWVPQTRLGKLVQEGQITSMDEAIESGLPIRESNIVDILLPDLEDEVLDINMVQRMTDSGRRVKFRATVIVGNGNGFVGLGQAKDVQVGPAIRKAISNAKINIIKVKRGCGSWECACGLEHTVPSEVRGKVGSVVVELKPAPRGLGLAAGDTARKVLEKAGIKDVWTRTEGTTRTTLNFAKATFTALQNAGTVRVPAKIVNKED; translated from the coding sequence ATGGCATATCAATATGAAGAGGAATGGGTTCCACAGACAAGGCTTGGAAAACTCGTTCAAGAAGGGCAGATCACTTCCATGGACGAGGCGATCGAGTCAGGTCTTCCTATAAGGGAATCCAATATAGTCGATATTCTGTTACCTGATCTTGAGGATGAGGTTCTTGATATCAACATGGTCCAGAGGATGACTGACTCTGGACGTCGTGTAAAGTTCAGAGCAACTGTTATTGTTGGTAATGGAAACGGTTTTGTCGGTCTCGGACAGGCAAAGGACGTTCAGGTAGGACCAGCAATCAGGAAAGCTATCAGCAATGCTAAGATCAATATAATTAAAGTAAAGCGTGGATGCGGTTCATGGGAATGTGCATGCGGACTTGAACACACAGTACCTTCCGAGGTACGTGGAAAGGTCGGCAGTGTCGTTGTCGAACTAAAGCCAGCACCAAGAGGACTTGGTCTTGCTGCAGGAGACACTGCAAGAAAAGTGCTTGAGAAGGCAGGTATCAAAGATGTCTGGACCAGAACTGAGGGTACTACAAGGACAACCTTGAACTTCGCAAAAGCAACATTCACAGCATTGCAGAATGCAGGTACAGTAAGAGTGCCTGCAAAAATAGTGAATAAGGAGGATTAA
- a CDS encoding 30S ribosomal protein S4e yields MGKHQKRISVPNSWQVSKKSNKWVTSTRPGPHNKQQSIPLSVVLRDMLGIVDTRAEAKRILSEGKILVDGVIRKDLRFPVGLLDVISIPLDNVAYRMLLDRKGRLEVHKLEDSNANKLCRIDGKTILKGGIVQLNLNDGTNLLGSNDYKPKDSLILSLPDKNIVKHIKYEVGNLAMIVGGRHTGEIGTIKEINTVRSSKHNTVAISGDYEFETIEDFVVIIGEKEPAILLGGEVVE; encoded by the coding sequence GTGGGCAAACATCAGAAAAGAATATCTGTCCCTAACAGCTGGCAGGTATCAAAGAAATCCAACAAATGGGTCACATCAACAAGACCGGGTCCACATAACAAGCAGCAGAGCATTCCTCTGAGCGTCGTCTTGAGGGATATGCTGGGTATCGTAGACACCCGTGCAGAAGCAAAGCGTATTCTTTCCGAAGGTAAGATACTTGTTGATGGTGTCATAAGAAAGGACCTCAGGTTCCCTGTAGGACTTTTAGATGTAATTTCAATCCCTCTTGATAATGTGGCATACCGTATGCTACTGGACCGCAAGGGAAGACTTGAAGTTCATAAGCTGGAAGATTCAAATGCAAACAAGCTTTGCAGGATCGACGGCAAGACTATCTTAAAAGGTGGAATAGTACAGCTTAACCTCAATGACGGTACAAACCTCCTGGGCTCCAATGACTATAAGCCAAAGGATTCACTCATCCTCTCACTGCCTGACAAGAACATTGTCAAGCACATCAAATATGAGGTCGGTAATCTTGCTATGATCGTTGGTGGAAGGCATACAGGCGAGATTGGTACTATCAAAGAGATCAATACTGTAAGGAGTTCCAAACACAACACTGTCGCAATATCCGGGGACTATGAGTTCGAGACCATTGAAGACTTCGTTGTCATCATAGGCGAGAAGGAACCTGCAATTCTATTAGGTGGTGAGGTCGTTGAGTAA
- a CDS encoding 50S ribosomal protein L19e yields the protein MTDLTNQKRIASQVLDCGVHRVWLDPEASAEIAVAITRADIRELVAAGSIKAVPVKGVSRGRARIRDIKRKYGHRKGQGKRKGKKGARNPRKEQWMKKIRALRKELKQMREDGSLDRSTYCKVYRKAKGGEYRSVAHLKAHLESEKLIKHEE from the coding sequence GTGACAGATCTTACAAACCAGAAGAGAATTGCTTCTCAGGTATTGGATTGTGGTGTTCACAGGGTCTGGTTAGATCCTGAAGCATCAGCAGAAATCGCAGTAGCTATTACAAGAGCTGATATCCGTGAGCTCGTCGCAGCTGGCAGTATCAAAGCTGTTCCTGTTAAAGGTGTAAGCCGTGGTCGTGCAAGAATAAGAGATATCAAGCGCAAGTATGGTCACCGCAAGGGACAAGGTAAGAGGAAAGGTAAGAAAGGCGCACGTAACCCTCGTAAAGAGCAGTGGATGAAAAAGATCCGTGCTCTCAGGAAGGAACTTAAACAGATGCGTGAAGATGGTTCATTGGACAGGTCTACTTACTGTAAGGTTTACCGTAAGGCAAAGGGTGGAGAATACCGCAGTGTAGCTCACCTTAAGGCACACCTTGAGTCAGAGAAGCTAATAAAGCACGAGGAATAA
- a CDS encoding 30S ribosomal protein S8: MVLLDPLADALSTIKNAEAIGKDSCIIKPASKLIGTVLKVMQDRGYVGEFEFVEDGKAGIYKVELIGRINKCGAIKPRYSVGAADFERWEKQYLPAKNFGTLILTTSNGVISQYEARENNVGGQLLAYVY; the protein is encoded by the coding sequence ATGGTATTATTAGACCCGCTTGCTGACGCTTTATCTACGATAAAGAACGCAGAGGCAATTGGTAAAGATTCCTGTATCATTAAACCCGCATCAAAACTTATCGGTACTGTCCTGAAAGTTATGCAGGACCGTGGCTATGTCGGCGAATTCGAGTTTGTCGAAGATGGTAAGGCGGGAATTTATAAGGTAGAACTTATTGGTAGGATCAACAAATGTGGTGCTATCAAACCACGTTATTCAGTAGGAGCTGCAGACTTTGAAAGATGGGAAAAGCAGTATCTTCCTGCAAAGAACTTTGGAACATTGATATTGACCACCTCAAATGGTGTAATATCACAGTACGAAGCTCGTGAGAATAATGTCGGTGGACAGCTACTTGCATATGTGTACTGA
- a CDS encoding 50S ribosomal protein L5 yields the protein MRTPIVEKVVVHMGVGESGQHLVDAEGILSEITGQSVVRTYSKRTLPAFGIKKNEPIGCKVTLRSEAAEKFLKLALDIVESKLRSSQFDKYGNVAFGIEEHTDFPGMRYDPNIGIFGMDINVIVNRRGYRINKRRIVKRKIPSSHKITKEDTIAFFKDEYSVEVI from the coding sequence ATGAGAACACCTATTGTGGAAAAGGTTGTTGTTCATATGGGTGTCGGAGAAAGTGGCCAGCACCTTGTGGATGCCGAAGGTATTCTCAGTGAGATCACCGGACAGTCTGTTGTCAGGACATACTCAAAAAGAACTCTTCCGGCATTTGGTATTAAGAAGAACGAGCCAATTGGCTGTAAAGTTACTCTTAGGTCCGAAGCAGCAGAGAAATTTCTTAAATTAGCACTTGATATTGTAGAGAGCAAACTCAGATCATCCCAATTTGACAAGTACGGGAATGTTGCTTTTGGTATTGAAGAGCATACTGACTTCCCGGGCATGAGATATGATCCTAACATTGGTATCTTTGGAATGGATATCAATGTGATTGTCAACCGTCGTGGTTACAGGATCAACAAAAGAAGGATAGTTAAAAGGAAAATCCCCTCATCTCACAAGATTACAAAAGAGGATACCATTGCTTTCTTCAAAGACGAATACTCCGTGGAGGTAATATAA
- a CDS encoding 50S ribosomal protein L32e, which yields MDDKIKRLFKVRKIQKHKKPDFKRTDSHKYKRLDSNWRRPRGLQGKQRQHIKGKGALAQVGYGSPAAVKGLHPSGYSEVLVFTVGQLDSVNATEEAIRISAKVGGRKKAIIEAKAAELSIKILNPTRGE from the coding sequence ATGGATGATAAAATTAAACGCCTTTTTAAGGTAAGGAAAATCCAGAAGCACAAAAAACCTGATTTCAAGAGGACAGACAGCCACAAGTACAAGCGTCTGGATTCCAACTGGAGGCGTCCAAGAGGTCTTCAGGGTAAACAGCGTCAGCACATAAAAGGTAAGGGTGCTCTTGCTCAGGTAGGTTATGGAAGTCCAGCCGCTGTAAAAGGTCTACATCCCTCCGGATATTCAGAGGTTCTTGTATTCACAGTTGGACAGCTTGACTCTGTAAATGCAACTGAGGAAGCTATCAGGATATCTGCAAAGGTTGGCGGAAGAAAGAAGGCAATCATTGAGGCAAAAGCTGCAGAGCTTTCTATCAAGATCCTCAACCCAACAAGAGGTGAGTAA
- a CDS encoding 50S ribosomal protein L14, translating into MRGIRSTVPRALNAGAKIDCVDNTGARVVEIISVKGYRGVKNRYPKAGVGNMCVVSVKKGTPEMRKQILLAVIVRQKQELRRPDGLRVSFEDNAVVIVDADGIPKGTDIKGPVAREAAERFPKIGTTASTVV; encoded by the coding sequence ATGAGAGGAATTAGATCCACCGTTCCCCGTGCACTTAACGCCGGTGCTAAGATTGACTGCGTGGACAATACAGGTGCACGTGTAGTTGAGATTATATCCGTAAAGGGCTACAGGGGTGTTAAGAACAGGTATCCTAAGGCTGGTGTTGGCAACATGTGCGTTGTTTCCGTGAAGAAAGGAACTCCGGAAATGCGCAAGCAGATTCTTCTTGCAGTAATCGTACGCCAGAAGCAGGAACTTCGTCGTCCTGATGGTCTGAGGGTTTCCTTTGAAGACAATGCAGTTGTCATTGTTGATGCTGATGGAATTCCAAAAGGCACTGACATCAAAGGTCCTGTTGCAAGAGAAGCAGCTGAAAGATTCCCTAAGATAGGTACTACAGCATCTACTGTTGTGTGA
- a CDS encoding 30S ribosomal protein S14: protein MVQTTKSFGRGASECKRCGRKQGLVRKYDIYLCRHCFREIAHDMGFEKYT from the coding sequence ATGGTTCAAACCACTAAGAGCTTTGGAAGAGGGGCAAGTGAATGTAAGAGATGTGGACGAAAACAGGGACTTGTAAGAAAATATGATATTTATCTTTGCAGGCACTGTTTCCGTGAGATTGCCCACGATATGGGATTTGAAAAGTATACGTGA
- the rpmC gene encoding 50S ribosomal protein L29: protein MAILRLNEIRDMSPEERMDELDKMRNELIRERALSSAGGAPDNPGRIGELRKTVARVKTIQREMKEI from the coding sequence ATGGCAATTCTTCGCTTGAACGAGATCAGGGATATGTCCCCGGAAGAAAGGATGGACGAACTCGACAAAATGAGGAATGAACTCATTCGCGAGCGTGCTCTTTCATCTGCTGGCGGAGCTCCTGACAATCCGGGTAGGATTGGAGAACTCAGGAAAACCGTTGCCAGGGTAAAGACCATCCAGCGGGAAATGAAGGAGATCTGA
- a CDS encoding 50S ribosomal protein L30, whose translation MYALVRVRGDVNVRGTIKDTLKMLRLHRVNHCVLLNDNPHNAGMIQKVKDYVAYGVIDAATLEEMLTNRGRLEGDVKLTEEYVAENTNYDSIKALAQAICDGETTVKDVPKLKPVFRLHPPRKGHSGIKRTVQQGGVLGNHGEDINKLLKKMR comes from the coding sequence ATGTACGCTTTGGTTAGAGTACGTGGAGATGTGAATGTCAGGGGTACCATTAAGGATACTCTTAAGATGCTTCGTCTTCACAGAGTGAACCACTGTGTCCTCCTTAACGACAATCCTCACAATGCAGGAATGATTCAGAAGGTAAAGGACTATGTGGCATATGGTGTTATTGATGCCGCTACTCTTGAAGAGATGCTCACCAACCGTGGAAGACTTGAAGGTGACGTAAAACTTACTGAAGAGTATGTAGCTGAGAACACAAACTATGATTCCATCAAGGCATTGGCACAGGCTATCTGTGACGGTGAGACAACAGTGAAAGATGTTCCTAAACTAAAGCCTGTTTTCAGACTTCACCCACCAAGAAAAGGACATTCTGGTATAAAGAGAACTGTTCAGCAGGGCGGTGTACTGGGTAACCATGGTGAGGACATCAACAAGTTGTTGAAGAAAATGAGGTAA
- a CDS encoding DUF106 domain-containing protein — MVTQSFKKQLDKFLLAFGISLMLGIMILGQDFRDSLGKSVSIIMDPVVTILGASNFHIVLFIMASITALYASLIQKYTIDWDLMRNTQEKMKVFQKEFREAQLSNNTALMKKMEEERSKMMQDQMEMSKQQFKPMAYISIISLPLFMWAYYYIKSHEAASFVFPFWGQQILTDTVFGPFQYWIFWYFIASLAVSQLIRKALDVGGV; from the coding sequence TTGGTTACACAATCATTTAAGAAACAGCTGGATAAATTTTTGTTGGCTTTCGGTATTTCCCTTATGCTGGGAATCATGATACTCGGACAGGACTTCAGAGACTCTCTGGGCAAGTCTGTAAGTATTATTATGGACCCGGTAGTGACAATACTTGGAGCAAGTAATTTTCATATAGTCCTGTTCATTATGGCGTCAATTACTGCGCTTTACGCATCACTCATTCAGAAATATACAATTGATTGGGATCTGATGCGTAACACTCAGGAAAAGATGAAAGTATTCCAGAAAGAGTTCAGGGAAGCCCAGCTTTCCAATAACACTGCTCTTATGAAGAAGATGGAAGAAGAGCGCTCAAAGATGATGCAGGATCAGATGGAGATGTCAAAGCAGCAGTTCAAGCCAATGGCATACATCAGTATAATCTCCTTGCCATTGTTCATGTGGGCTTATTATTACATCAAAAGTCATGAGGCTGCTTCATTTGTGTTTCCATTCTGGGGACAGCAAATACTAACTGATACTGTATTTGGTCCTTTCCAGTATTGGATCTTCTGGTATTTCATTGCCTCACTGGCTGTAAGTCAGCTTATAAGAAAGGCTCTGGATGTCGGTGGAGTATAA
- a CDS encoding 30S ribosomal protein S17, whose translation MVKDIGLDVPAPAVECDDVNCPFHGALPVRGQVLVGTVVSDKMDKTVVIQRKHEILIKKYQRYEKRQSKIHAHNPPCIDAKVGDVVTVAECRPLSKTKSFVVIKAEAQE comes from the coding sequence ATGGTTAAAGATATTGGATTGGATGTCCCAGCTCCAGCAGTTGAATGCGATGATGTAAATTGTCCATTCCATGGAGCACTCCCAGTTCGTGGACAGGTCTTAGTAGGGACTGTTGTCAGCGATAAAATGGACAAGACTGTGGTCATCCAGCGCAAACATGAGATTCTCATTAAGAAATATCAGAGATATGAAAAGAGGCAATCCAAGATCCACGCACACAATCCACCTTGCATTGATGCAAAAGTAGGGGACGTTGTGACCGTGGCAGAATGCAGGCCTCTTAGCAAGACAAAGTCGTTTGTAGTCATTAAGGCGGAGGCACAGGAATGA
- a CDS encoding 50S ribosomal protein L6, with the protein MAKEIKKIIPIPDGVTVTFVGQLLTTSGPKGKNERTFWYPGIKIEIVDSQVIVDSSVSKKSQKAMVGTFASHVRNMIKGVSEGFEYRMKVVYAHFPMQLKVDGKKLMISNFLGEKKPRSANILGMTAVKTSADEVIVTGIDKEDVGQTAANIEQATRIKRFDPRVFQDGIYTVEKIV; encoded by the coding sequence ATGGCAAAAGAAATAAAGAAAATAATCCCTATCCCTGACGGTGTGACTGTTACGTTCGTGGGCCAGCTCCTGACAACATCAGGACCAAAAGGCAAAAACGAAAGAACTTTCTGGTACCCAGGCATCAAGATCGAGATTGTAGATTCACAGGTCATTGTAGACTCAAGTGTTTCCAAGAAGTCTCAGAAAGCAATGGTCGGAACCTTTGCATCACATGTTAGAAACATGATTAAAGGTGTTTCAGAGGGATTCGAATATCGCATGAAGGTCGTTTACGCTCACTTCCCTATGCAACTAAAGGTTGATGGGAAGAAGTTAATGATCAGCAATTTCCTTGGAGAGAAAAAGCCAAGGTCAGCGAATATCCTTGGTATGACTGCTGTCAAGACCTCGGCTGATGAAGTTATTGTCACAGGCATCGACAAAGAGGATGTTGGACAGACTGCAGCTAACATTGAGCAGGCAACAAGGATCAAGAGATTCGACCCGCGTGTATTCCAGGACGGAATATATACTGTGGAGAAGATAGTGTAG